The genomic window GGGACAGggaatggcaaaaaaaaaggggaaagggtaaaaaaaatagcagttgTTATTAGGGAATCACTTCAGATTAGCAGGGAAATGTTACCACCCCCGAGAACGCAGCTGAAAAGTATTCTGAAGGGCAGCATCTGTCTTAAAGCCTGGGTGGCTGAATGCTGAGTCCCCCAGGGACTCAACCGAGCCACCCAAGCGTGCCGGATGGTGCACTCCTCCCTTTGTGTCCTCCTTCAGGACCCAGGTGCCAGCCCTggggttgcccaaagcccccgAGCTTGCCCGGAGTGAAGCCGCCATTCCCGAGCAGGCTGTGAAGGGCAATGATGGACTTGTCCCCCCACAGGCTGCCCTGGAGCCCAGGGCCAGAGGAACATAGTGACGGCCAAGTTCTACGACAGCAAGACCACGCACCCCCAGAGCGGAAAGTCCCTGCAGCTGGAGTGTGAGAGTTCTGTAGACAGCGGCGTCTCCTGGATCCGCCAGGACAAGGATGGGATCCTTCACTTCATCGTCTATATTTCCACCTTGTCCAAGACAACCTTTAAGGGGAACCAGATGACGTCTTCACATTTTGGGACGTCGAAGAGTGGCAAATCCTATCGGCTGACAGTGAACTCCTTCGAGGCACAGGATGAGGGGACCTATTTCTGCACCGTCAACTACAACCAAGCGCTGTACTTCAGCTCTGGCCTACCCGCCTTCTTCCCAGGTCAGCAACATCCTCACCTACCTCACTTACACCCAGCACCCCTGCCCATGCCTCTTTTCTTGTTGTATTGCCCCCAGTCCCCATCTCCCCCCTGGTTTGCCCAAGGCATcttgtgcccaaagccctggTCCTCCTGCTGGAGGCTCCCTGCTCACCATCTCTGCTTGCTCGTCCCTGCCCAAAAACAAAGGTGGTTGAGCAgacccagcagcacctccccatcccactggtGGCTGAGGGGATAAGAGTAAAAAACGTCCACAACCACCCCCTCCTTCCTCACTTCGCCTCGGCCCTAGAAGTCCTTCCAACCTCTGAGCGCTTACAGCACCTCAAACGGAAACTCACGGGCGAGGCTGGAGGTTGgactgaggaaagaaaaaaaaaccaacaggtCATTCAGGACATGTGTCCTAAGAGCTACAGATGAGGTAAGATAAGAGCTCAAAAATTGAGAAGTGGtggcagaaagcaagaaatgagGAGCCCACAGCTATCAGCCTGCAGCTCGGCAACACAAGCTCACCCCAGGGGGACACGTCAGGGCATCGCAGTCCCAAAACGGGCCCTACAAAGACCTCCCAAGCTGGCAACAGGAGCAGCCgttccccagcagggctgggggtgagcTATTTCGTTCTGTCTCGCTGTGTGCTACATTCACCCCCTGTCACTTACAGTCACGACGACAGCGGCGCCCGTCAAAACCGTGCCCCCCACCACCCAGGGCAGCCAGGTCACCAAGAGGGACGTCTGCCTGCAGAGCCACGAGGCAGGTAACccaggggaggcagagggaaggaggggggctctgccacaggggttgcTGTGGATCCAAAGAGCTCAGCTGGATGTCTGTAGTGACTGCTACATTTTGGGATGGGCAGGGATCCTTTGAGCTCTGTCAGAATTGGGGAGCTGCATCCCTGGGGGGGTGAAAGAGATTTGTGGATGTGGCACCAAGGGACGTGGTTTGGTGCTGGGACTTGGTGTGTCAGGCTGATGGTTGAACTTGGTGATCCTGAGGCTCCTTTCCAACTAGATGACTGCATGGTTCAGGGACTCCAAGCACTGATTCCACCCCACCTGGGATGACTTACAAAGCATGAGCCTGTCTGATGGCTGGGCACTCCAAACAGAGGGCAAGTCCTATGGGCTAGCACTGGTTTTAGCCTCAGCAGGAGACACAAGAAGACTTTTggctccctcagctgcctctCCTTACCTacagctcctgccagcctcGCTCAGAGCCAGACGGGTCCCTTTGCTTGCTGGGCCCCCAGGCGGCTCTGCCAGAGCTGGCAGTAACCCCAGCTGTGAGTGCCTGCAGGACCTTTCCTCTCTCTTGTCTCTCTTTTATTCCTGCAGAGACAAGCAAGGAGAAAGAGCTGAATTTCTTCTGTGAGATTTTCATCTGGGTTCCTTTGGCTGCCGCCTGCTTGCTGCTTCTCATTGCCCTGGTCATCACCATCGTGCTGTGCCAAAGTAAGTCACACCCCAAACCCCTGCAGATGTTCCTGCAGCCTCAGGCCAAGGAGCAGAGCCCGGTCCTCCAGCAGAATGGGCTTTCTGGCTCTTCCCCTCACATAGCTATTGAGTAACCAGGACACAGTGAGTGCAAAAGGGCCActcttacatttcttttatgtattttcctCACCTGTTTGTTTAGCTTGAGAAACAAGCATCAAATCCTACACTATAAGACGACAGAATACAAAGAGGAAACTTACCCTACCAAACTGTATTGGTCCTACCACCCTTAAATCAGGGTATGAGGGGCAAAAGTACCAGGACACTTTGACAAAACAGGATAAAGGTGCTTCAGCATGGGCCTTGCAAATCCAAATGACTCTGATCAGCAGCTGGAGCTACAGCCAGCTGAGCTACTGAATGCCCAGCCCCAGAGGCTGGTGCAGGTCAGGCAGTAATGCAAGGTCTCTGGGAAGGCAGGAGTCCTGTAGCTGAATTTCATGTCTGAAATGTCTTTAACTTACCCTCAGCAAGCAGTGGGAGCAAATGGATTGAAATCAGTTTAATGCCAGCTGAAATCAGTTtagctttcctttggggaagGGCCCAGACACCCCCAGCACCTGCACCCCTTTCATTACATGGCTCAGCTCGTTAGTGTGGGTCACTgtcaggctctgctgctgaattAACCTCACCACATCCTCACTGACCCTACAGCCCAGAGCTGATGTGAGATTGATTTACCAGTTTAACAAGTACAATTTCTCAGCATCTGTTAGCCCTAAAAAACACTACTAAAACCACTAATCTCCACTACCCACAGCAAGAGAAAGGAATACACAAAGAAACACTGATAAACCCCAGCCAATTAGCTGCATTaatttctgcagcaggcagcacaagcCTCAAGGAGGGATTTTTACATCCAGACACCTCCCTTTCGTGCTAAAATGAATGGTTTACCATtgtattttcatgaaataatgACATAGATGCTAAAACGGGAAGAGCATCGTTCAGGGGGATGGATCCTGAGATGAGCTAAGTCAGGTTAGAGCCACAAAGCAGCAGTGTATTTAACAAATGCTGGCTGAAGGCAGAGCCCCGTGTCTCTGCATCCCTCTGCACATTTGTAACAGCAGTGAAGAAGCCCAGAGGGTGAAACCAAGCCCAACAAAACCCTCCTGGTGTGTGCAGGCAGATTGCAGCCACCTGGAGAGAAACCTGGGATCTGTGCCACTCGCCTGCTGTAGAAATAACTGCTGAGTCTCAGCAGCGTGCCAAAAAGTCACGGGAGAGAGCAAGAACTTATTCCCTGGCAGTATTGGCAGGATGaccctgctcttgctgctgctcccaggaaaACACCCTATGGTTTGGGATGATCCTGGAGCTGAGAGTCGGGGGGACGTGCAGCACTGCTCACTTGTGTGGCTTTCCCCCCAAACAAGCTTTATCTGCTGACAGCCTTCAAGGAAACAGAAGGGTGGCAGGGTGCTAGGGAACACCAGCTCGATGCCACTGCTGCATTTCTTCATGAAGCTGTGTCTTGGTGTCTCCgaactaaaacattttttatttattttttcattttagaaaccAGGCGACGCAGATGCAGGTGTAAGAGGTTAGTACTTGACAGCTGGTGACACTTTGCAACTTGTTGGCCCCTCAGCCTGTAGTGACACAGCAAGCAGGTGTCAAAAAGCACCTAAAAAGCCTACATTCAGGGCAGGGTGGTTGGGATGGGGCTGTGTAACTGGGGGGAAGGGTGGAGATAAAAACAGGGAAGATTCCcttctgctgcttgctttgtAAGGAATTCAAACCCCTGAGAGCTGAGGCTGCAGTAGATATTTAACAGAGAGACAGGAGGCATTTGCAGCAGTCTAAAACCTTTGCACATCTCCCAGAAATTAGCACTACCCTCAAGTATTTCTATCATgctgctccaaaaaaaaagctgcatctATGGACCATGAACAGGATACTCTGCTGCTAGCAGAACACCCTCTGCACCGTTTTGGAGCAGCGGCACCACAGCCGTATGCTTCTGTGTCCCCAACAGGCACCACGTAACAGCAAGGAAAAGGCTCATGCAGCCTGAGATGATTTGCCTAAGAAACAGCAAGTTAGATGAGTAAAGCtttaaagttaatttattttattgggcAGACAGGAAtacttttttctgccttctccttcctctaCCCATTCCACTCATCACCCTGAGCTCCCAGGGCCAGACTGTAACAATCCTGCACTGAGCAATTTCCCAGGTAGAAGCAAGAAATCCTCCTGCCCGCACGGACCGCACGGTTTGCTTCTGCAAactgccctccctgcagctggtTTCTTCACCCAGCCCACGCTGCAGAAAACCACCCGTGTGCTTCTGCAAGCCCCGTGCTGAGGCTGCGCCCTAGGGCTCGCACAAAGAGCAGAGCTCGAGCACGGGATCCCTGCTGCTACCCCAGCACCGGGCTAGCGGTAGAAAAACTGGGTTGCAAGAAAGGCTGGGGCAGTAATTTCACACTACCACAGCCTCGTTCTGTGCAAATCAAGCATCTTGCAACCAAGGTAAATGCAGGTTCCTTATTACACAGCCGTAGGTTTCACAATAGGAGAAGAATTACATTTTGCttatacaaataaattaatacagtCACTCAAAAAGCGACAActaagagggaaaaataaaactcccTCCCCTTGCATTTACAAAAAATGCATCCctacagatttatttaatttttaaatgcatgaaCCTCAGAGAAAGCATCAGAAATCAGTGCCTGAATAACAACAACATGTTATAACAATAACATAACAAGGACATGTTATGGAGCTGGCACGGAGTGGCAGTGCCTCCTGATCTCTGGGTGCAATTTTCTGCACGTACCCCGTGACCACACAGGACATCACAcctccagagctgctttctgtctGGCCAGGCTGAAACACCAAGGGAAGGGCCCCTGGCTTTTACAAAGCCTATTTTCCacacccagcccagcacagtTCTGATCTTTGCCTGGCTTTCCAAGGGCTAAATCATAAGGAAGACTCTTCTCCTAACGCTTAGGCCAGTGCCTGCATTCCTCGCTTATCTCAattcctgctgccagccctgtgcAGAGAGGTTTTCTCCCTCGGGAAAATCATCCTGCACGACTGTAGAGCTCTTCAGGTTCCCACTGATGGAGTGCTTGGGTTCCAAGTGCCTCAGGAAATCATCTCATCGAGGACAGCTTTCCTTTGGCACTGCTAACATGACAGGGTTATGTTTTAAGCAACTGCAGCGTATTCCAGCTTTTATTTAGAGAGGAAATCCCTGCTGCTGTTAGCAGTTGCCACTCATTGAAATGAAGCTCCCTGGAAGGTCACAGCACAATTCATTCAATTAAAGAGCACCTCAGGAGCTGGCCTGGGATTCCTTCTGGCACCTGAAGCGTTTGTTTTCCATCACAAATCAGTCTTCAGTGAAAACAGATGCCAGATCTTCACCTCATTAAATCATAAAGCTATCAGTTGCAGGGGACCAGTAACATCTGTCACATTGGGAGCACGCGTGGAGCCTGTAAAGCCTCCTAACAAGCAACCAGAGCAGAACTGGCAGCatctcccctgcctccccaaAGCCCTCAGCCTTGCTTTCAGGGCAGCGTTGTGTTAGCAGAGGGAGGGGGACAAGGCTCCTCGCCTTTCTGACTGTGCAGAGGCTTGGTGAGAGCATGGAAATGCGCAAAGGTTAAAggtaaattttaaaacaaaccaaaataaagcttgtttaaaaattaataatttaaaaaaaaatggttagcAGCTTATCTTAAACCGTGCTACTGAAGGGGCTGTTGGAACACTTCCCAGCCTGCTCTTTGAGATCCCGGCTGCAGACCAAGGCCAAGGGAGCTGATCAGCAGTGTTACAGCAATTGccttcttgtttgtttcacGTCAAATAAATCACAAACGTTTCTCTCTCTAGACCTGCAAACGGGAAGCCCAAAATGAATCCCAAGGTGCCAAGCCAACAGATATGAGCACCTGCACCTCTTGGCTTCTGGATCCCCTTCTGGGAGCAATTGCCCATCATCTACACGATCCGTATGGCTGCAACTTCTCATGCACTCTTATCCTGAGAAATTTGAAGAGACAAGCGTCCAGATGGAGCAGGGACACGTGGAAGGCAAGCGGGCACTTCCTCTATGAACTGCGTGCCAAAGCACAGCTCCTTCCACAACCTGAGGTTTGTAAAGTGATTCCCAAGGCCAAATGTCGCCTTTAATCCCAGTGACAGAGCTCGGGTTCAGGCAGAGGAAACAGGTTAGTCCTGATGCCAACATACAGGACTGTTGGCAGTCCTGATGCCAACAACAGCCAAAACGCAGCAaaatttgaatttgttttctttggaaatcaCTCTGGAGCAATCTCACTTCCTATTCCCTCTTTTTGGGGTGCCATGCATCTCCTAGAGTCTCCATCTAATACAACACAAGGTCACACTGAGAAAGTAAATATGAATTAAAGGGCCTTGCTCTTCATGGTTTTACAGTCCCGTAACCTAAAGCTTACTGTTTCCCTCTTGCTGTCCTTGTTCTGCTGCTAGCCCCACTTCCACGGATTTCAGCAGTTTTGCCTGAGCACGGAATgggagcttttctttctttctggaatAAATGGTTGagtagttaaaaaataaaagtttttgcTACTTGTTTTGGTTAAGCAGGGTTTTTACCATAACAACCTGGGACATATCGACCGACCTAAATGAGAGTTCTGGGTTTTTCTAGCTGTGTACTTGGTGTAAATATTTCCTTATGACACTGGCAAATCAACAACCggggtaaaaaataaaacagtatttctagTCGGACTTACtaatgcttctttctttcttcactgtCTAGCTtcagaaaagctaaaaattGATGTGAAAATATAAACGAGAGTTTGAGGCAAGGGGTAAGATATAAGGCAATGATTTACACACCAGCCTGGGCTTTAGGATGCCAGAGTTTAGCTTGCAGTTTGCCACAGCCTTGAAACAAGCTCtctcaaattattttccctGGGACTCGCAGGATGGGCCCAGTCACACTCCCCCGTGCTAGGAAGGTGGATGAGATAAAGGCTGGGAAGGTGCTCTGGTATCCTTGCCAAGGGACTGATAAAagcctggagagaaaaaaaaaaaaaaaaaaaaaggagaatgaaaaacTCTTTGCTAATCTGCAAACAAGCTGGGAACGAGAGAATTGAAAGAGAAACTGCTCTTAGTTCCTTGTAATAATTaacggggaaaaaaagagagactgaATAAGTGCATTTaaacaacagaagagaaatactGAGTGACAGAACTACAGGAACAcacactgtaaagaaaaaaaaggagtctcaaggtgagctgctgcttccaggcACATCGGGTCCAGCCTTTACCCCCACTTCACCAGGCTGTGCTTAGCCAAAGCAGTCTGAGCTCGCCCGACGGTCAGCTCTAACCACGCAGATGAAAGGCTCAGGCCTCTCGTCTCCCCTGCGAGCACCCCTTGCATTATCGGCTTGGAGTTGCTGCCTTCATTTGAGATGAGCTTGAGTTCCCTGTTTGAACGCAGAGAGCTcactggggctgcaggagaacgGAGCAGGGAAGAAACGCAACAACTGCAGTTAATTAACCAGGGACAGGAATTGGTGCCTAAAGATGTCAGTGCCACGTCTGGCTGCTCTAGGAACCAAGAGATCCAAGGGTTACACGGTACAAAATGTGCTCAGGACAAACTGAGAGGAGAACccaaagaagggaaagagaggctGGGATGCCCAGTAGGGACACTGTGAATGGTTTAAAGAAGTTTCTGATTCCCTGCTTCTGAGCTAAGCGAGCTGTCCTCTCCTTGAAACATCTGCAGATTTGAAGGACCCTGAGCAGAGCTTGTAGGACAAGCTGCTAACTAAAGACGCTCAAAAAGCTCTTCCTCCCCTGCGCCTCCTCAAACAAAGGAGCAGGTGTTATTTGAGTGAGCTGTAAagccttcagaaaagaaagtgcAAGCAGCTCACGCAGCCACTGAGGAAAAGATTGAGCTCTACACCTGACACATCTCCTGAGCCAGCCCCTACCACGGGATTCGTACGATGCCACGATCTGCAGCTCTGCATCCACCTGCATTTGTAGAAAGGaggtgcagggatggggctgcaggcacctgctgctgcccacagccagcccccCGTGCACGGGGAGCCCCTCCTTGGCAATGCATCCTGCCCAGCACAGCGCTGCGTGAACGTGGCCTGGGACGTGCAGGGATGAGAGGTGTGGTGTGAAACGGTGAGCAGAGAGCCCGGCAGCATCACTCTGTGTCCTTCCCCACgtgctctgctgctttcagaCGCAGCCTGACATCCCAGGTGCAATTACACAGCATAAAACCCACTGCACAGGGGGGTCTACAGGCTTTTGGGCTATAATTGATTCGTTAGCCCCGATGCCAACATCAGGAGGGGTTGGGGTGGCTCCTGCCTGTCCCTACACACCCCTCGTGCCACGTTTCCAGTCTGCactcctgcagccacagctggcaccgtgctgcagggcacagggcTCAGCAGCCAGCCTGCATCCAGGCACTGCAGGGCACGATGCTCACCAACCAtcacccagctgcctgcagcaacCCCTACCTCAGGTCTGAGCTCCGGTTTCACAGCCAGACACCTTCAAagagagcagagaggaaatCTTGGGAGATAACTGAGGCCTTCCTTCCTAAATTCATGAGCCTGGAAAATCCCTAGCAATGTCAGCACTGCGAAGGGAGGGCTCTCATTGTGCCACTCCTGCCTGTGCACTACGTTCCTTCTGTAAAGCTCTCCCTGTTTCACCTATAAAGCAAGCCCCATCAATGGGGGCATCACAAATTCCCCCGCCTGCCAGTTTCTGGACACCACAGCTGTCAGCTACGGGAGCACCGCATTTTACTGGGTAGCAGCAAGGTATTACAAATAAATGACtgctttcagcttcttgctgtcAGCTGGGCATCACATTCACGTCTTCATCTTTGATCACATCTTGGCATCTCCTTAAACACAGATCTCGGTGTTCTCTGAGCTTGGTTCTTACACCTGTGAAGATGACAGAAGGGATGTTATCACTCAAACTACATCCTAAGCCAGCTGCAAACTGCCTGTAAGGTATCTGTAGGAATATTATCGCTCTGAGCCCCTTGTGAGCCTGCAATTTAAGGatgttttagggaaaaaaaaaaaaaaaaaaaaaaaaacgaaaaaaaaaaaaaaacaatgaagtgCTGTGATTGAGGATTTTGTTGCTCATACAGCAAAATCCCTCCTGCAGAAGGTCAggagagtcacagaatcacagaatttcctaacactaacagtcctccactaaacctcCTGCACCTCCTTTCTCCAAATCCATCGGAAAGCCCGAGCAGCAGGGGGAGGTGATGGGGAAGAACCAGCAACAATGAaggctgaggggaaaaaacGAGGAGTCCTTGAAGTGGCCATGTGCAAGACCCTCCTGCAGGCAGTAAGGGTGGGTTTTTGTCGCCATCACCAGTGTGAAAGAGGCACGTTTGGGCTCCTTTAGTTGATTTTGGTGAGGGAGGGATGTCTCCAGTCATCTCCCCTCCCTAAGAGGAGCCTCTCTGGATTGACAGAGTGAGTGTGAGCAGCCAGGTATCAGCAATCGAGGGGGACTCGAGGCAGATGGATCACATCCCTTCTTGTTTTAAGCCTTGTGCTTCAGGACAGAGCCGAGTTCAGCAGCAGTGACTCTGTAACATCAGAGCCCGTGACGAGAGCCCTGGGGAAGGCACAGGGGGTGCAGGTGGATGCAGAGCTGCAGATCGTGGCATTGTACGAATCCCGTGGTAAGGGCTGGCTCAGGAGATGTCAGCTGTAGAGTTTAATCTTTTCCTCAGTGACTGCGTGAGCTGCTTgcactttcttttctgaaggctTTACAGCTCACTCAAATAACACCTGCTCCTTTGTTTGAGGAGGCGCAGGGGAGGAAGGGCTTTTTGAGCGTCTTTAGTTAGCAGCTTGTCCTACAAGCTCAGCTCAGGGTCCTTCAAATCTGCAGATGTTTAAAGGAGAGGACAGCTCACTTAGCTCAGAAGCAGGGAATCAGAAACTTCTTTAAACCTTTCACAGTGTCCCTACTGGGCATCCCAGCCTCTCTTGTTGCCCTCTCGGTTTGTCCTGAGCACATTTTGTACCGTGTAACCCTTGGATCTCTTGGTTCCTAGAGCAGCCAGACGTGGCACTGACATCTTTAAGCCCCAATTCCTGTCCCTGGTTAATTAACTGCAGTTGTTGCGTTTCTTCCCTGATCggttctcctgcagccccagtgAGCCCTCTGCGTTCAAACGGGGAACTCAAGCTCATCTCAAATGAAGGCAGCAACTCCAAGCCGATAATGCAAGGGGTGCTCGCAGGGGAGACGAGAGGCCTGAGCCTTTCATCTGCGTGGTTAGAGCTGACCGTCGGGCGAGCTCAGACTGCTTTGGCTAAGCACAGCCTGGTGAAGTGGGGGTAAAGGCTGGACCCGATGTgcctggaagcagcagctcaccttgagactccttttttttctttacagtgtgTGTTCCTGTAGTTCTGTCACTCCgtatttctcttctgttgtttAAATACACTTACTCAGTCTCTCTTTTTTCCACGTTAATTATTACAAGGAGCTAAGAGAAGTTTCTCTCTCAATTCTCTCATTCCCAGCTTGTTTGCAGATTAGCAAAgagtttttcattctttttttttttttttttttttctctccaggctTTTATCAGTCCCTTGGCAAGGATATCAGAGCACCTTCCCAGCCTTTATCTCATCCCCCTTCCTAGCATGGGGGAGTGTTACTGGGCCCATCCTGCGAGTCCCAGGGAAAATAATTGTAGAGAGCTTGTTTCAAGGCTGTGGCAAACTGCAAGCTAAACTCTGGCATCATAAAGCCCAGGCTGGTGTGTAAGTCACTGCCTTTTCCCTTACCCCTTGCCTCAAACTCTCGTTTATATTTTCACATtgatttttagcttttctgaagctaggaagtgaagaaagaaagaaacactaaTAAGTCCGActagaaatactgttttattttttaccccaGTTGTTGATTTGCCAGTCTCATAAGGAAATATTTACACCAAGTACACAGCTAGAAAAACCCAGAACTCTCATTTAGGTCGGTCGATATGTCCCAGGTTGTTATGCTAAAAACCCTGCTTAACCAAAACAAGTAgcaaagacttttattttttacctacACAACCATTTattccagaaagaaataaaagctccCATTCTGTGCTCAGGTAAAACTGCTGAAATCCGTGGAAGTGGGGCTAGCAGCAGAACAAGGACAGCAAGAGGGAAACAGTAAGCTTCAGCTTACAGGACTTTAAAACCCTGAAGAGTAAGGCCCATTAATTCATATTTACTTTCTCGTTGTGACCTTGTGTTGTATTAGATGGAGACTCTGGAGATGCATGGCACCCCAAAAAAGAGGGTATAGGAAGTGAGattgttttatttggaaatcaCTCTGGAGCAAATTCAAATTTTGCTGCGTTTTGGCTGTTGCTGGCATCAGGACTGCCAACAGTCCTGTATGTTGGCATCAGGACTGACCTGTTTCTTCTGCCTGAACCTGAGCTCTGTCACTGGGATTAAAGGCGACATTCGGCCTTGGGAATCACTTTGCAAACCTCAGGTTGTGGAAGGAGCTGTGCTTTGGCACGCAGTTCGCAGAGGAAGTGCCCGCTTGCCTTCTGCGTGTCCCTGCTCCATCTGGACACTTGTCTCTTCAAATTTCTCAGGATAAGAGTGCATGAGAAGTTGCAGCCATACGGATCGTGTAGGTGATGGGCATTTGCTCCCAGAAGGGGATCCAGAAGCCAAGAGGTGCAGGTGCTCATATCTGTTGGCTTGGCACCTTGGGTTTCATTTTGGGCTTCCAGTTTGCAGGTCTAGAGAGAGAAAAGTTTGTGATTTATTTGAcatgaaacaaacaagaaggCAATTGCTGTAACACTTCTGATCAGCTCCCTTGGCCTTGGTCTGCAGCTGGGATCTCAAAGAGCAGGCTGGGAAGTGTTCCAACAGCCCCTTCAGTAGCAGGGCTTGAGATAAACTGCTAAgcaattgtgttttttttttgtttctttgtctgtctaactattatttttttaaaaaactttttcgagttgttttaaaatttacCTTTAACCTTTGCGCATTTCCATGCTCTCACCAAGCCTTTGCACTGTCAGAAAGGCGAGGAGCCTTGTCCCCCTCCCTCTGCTAACACAACGCTGCCCTGAAAGCAAGGCTGAGGGCTttggggaggcaggggagatGCTGCCAGTTCTGCTCTGGTTGCTTGTTAGGAGGCTTTACAGGCTCCACGCGTGCTCCCAATGTGACAGATGTTACTGGTCCCCAGCAACTGATAGCTTTATGATTTAATGAGGTGAAGATTTGGCATCTGTTTTCACTGAAGACTGATTTGTGATGGAAAACAAACGCTTCAGGTGCCAGAAGGAATCCCAGGCCAGCTCCTGAGGTGCTCTTTAATTGAATGAATTGTGCTGTGACCTTCCAGAGAGCTTCATTTCAATGAGTGGCAACTGCTAACAGCAGCAGGGATTTCCTCTCTAAATAAAAGCTGGGATACGCTGCAGTTGCTTAAAACATAACCCTGTCACGTCAGCAGTGCCAAAGGAAAGCTGTCCTCGGTGAGGTGATTTCCTGAGGCTCTTGGAAGCCAAGCACTCCATCAGTGGGAACCTGAAGAGCTCTACAGTCGTGCAGGATGATTTTCCCGGGGGAGAAAACATCTCTgcacagggctggcagcaggaatAGAGATAAGCGAGGAATGCAGGCACTGGCCTAAACGTTAGGAGAAGAGTCTTCATTACGATTTAGCCCTTGGAAAGCCAGGCAAAGATCAGAACTGTGCCGGGCTGGGTGTGGAAAATAGGCTTTGTAAAAGCCAGGGGCCCTTCCCTTGGTGTTTCAGCCTGGCCagacagaaagcagctctggaggTGTGATGTCCTGTGTGGTCATGGGGTTCGTGCAGAAAATTGCACCCAGACATCAGGAGGCACTGCCACTCCGTACCAGCTCCATAACATGTTGTTGTTATGTTATTGTTATAACATGTTGTTATTCAGGCACTGATTTCTGATCTTTCTCTGAGGTGCATGCAGttaacaattaaataaatccGTAGGGATCCATTTTTTGTAAATGCAAGGGgagggaattttatttttccctcttagTAGTCGCTTTTTGAGTgattgtattaatttatttgtgtaACTAAAACATGGTTTTTCTCTTACTGTGAAACCTACGGCTGTGTAATAAGGAACCTGCATTTACCTTGGTTGCAAGATGCTTGATTTGCAAAGAACGAGGCTGTGGTAGTGTGAAATTACTGCCCCAGCCTTTCTTGCAACCC from Anas acuta chromosome 4, bAnaAcu1.1, whole genome shotgun sequence includes these protein-coding regions:
- the LOC137855459 gene encoding T-cell surface glycoprotein CD8 alpha chain-like; the encoded protein is MLNTGSSLKRVLVTSHPLQKAAQPPKASEKDHLCSAASSPRMTDASSVLLLLLSLGLCCPGAQGQRNIVTAKFYDSKTTHPQSGKSLQLECESSVDSGVSWIRQDKDGILHFIVYISTLSKTTFKGNQMTSSHFGTSKSGKSYRLTVNSFEAQDEGTYFCTVNYNQALYFSSGLPAFFPVTTTAAPVKTVPPTTQGSQVTKRDVCLQSHEAETSKEKELNFFCEIFIWVPLAAACLLLLIALVITIVLCQKTRRRRCRCKRPANGKPKMNPKVPSQQI